From a single Elgaria multicarinata webbii isolate HBS135686 ecotype San Diego chromosome 18, rElgMul1.1.pri, whole genome shotgun sequence genomic region:
- the LOC134410854 gene encoding selenoprotein M-like: MGLSGASVTPCHNLVLKHLAGADPELVLLNFKYEELQRIPLAEMSREEINRLVKELGFYRKETRDSPVPEEFQLAPAKPLPASEESQREQAAEGKGAKGSEL, from the exons ATGGGGCTGTCTGGGGCATCCGTGACTCCGTG CCACAACCTTGTCCTGAAACACCTGGCTGGAGCGGATCCCGAACTGGTGCTGCTCAACTTTAAGTATGAAGAGTTGCAG AGAATTCCATTGGCTGAAATGTCCCGGGAAGAGATCAACCGGCTGGTGAAAGAGTTGGGGTTCTACCGGAAGGAGACGCGCGACTCACCTGTTCCGGAAGAGTTCCAGCTTGCCCCCGcgaagcctctgcctgcctcagaagaatcccagagagaacaggcggcagaggggaaaggggcgaagggcagcgaactgtaa
- the LOC134410775 gene encoding phospholipase A2, minor isoenzyme-like, which produces MNLDQFFLLVSVCVSLLVGTATPSARNLLQFSNMIKCTIPGSDPLKDYSNYGCYCGFGGSGTPVDELDKCCQIHDYCYILAEEHPKCRFLVDNAYTKTYKYNCSGGDITCTDEEDECAAFICNCDRSAAICFAGAPYNKEFRKLDTSKYCS; this is translated from the exons ATGAATCTTGACCAGTTCTTTCTCCTGGTATCGG TTTGTGTCTCCCTTCTAGTGGGCACGGCCACTCCTTCCGCCCGGAACTTGTTGCAGTTCAGTAACATGATCAAATGCACCATCCCAGGCAGTGACCCACTGAAGGATTACAGCAACTATGGATGCTACTGTGGCTTTGGAGGCAGCGGCACACCGGTGGACGAACTGGACAA ATGCTGTCAGATTCACGACTACTGCTACATCCTGGCCGAGGAGCATCCTAAATGTAGATTCCTCGTGGACAACGCTTACACGAAGACCTATAAATACAACTGTTCTGGTGGTGATATCACCTGCACTG aTGAGGAGGACGAATGTGCTGCATTTATTTGCAACTGTGACCGCAGCGCAGCCATCTGCTTTGCGGGGGCTCCATACAACAAGGAATTCAGGAAACTGGACACGAGCAAATACTGCTCCTGA